Genomic window (Drosophila mauritiana mitochondrion, complete genome):
GTTCCTGTAAATCACTTTATTAAATGAATTTCTAGAAATAATTCTTCATTAGATGACTGAAAGCAAGTACTGGTCTCTTAAACCATTTTATAGTAAATTAGCACTTACTTCTAATGACAAAAAATTAGTTAAATTCATAACATTAGTATGTCAAACTAAAATTATTAAATTATTAATATTTTTTAATTCCACAAATAGCACCAATTAGATGATTATTATTATTTATTATTTTTTCTATTACATTTATTTTATTTTGTTCTATTAATTATTATTCTTATATACCAAATTCACCTAAATCTAATGAATTAAAAAATATTAATTTAAATTCAATAAATTGAAAATGATAACAAATTTATTTTCTGTATTTGACCCCTCAGCTATTTTTAATTTATCACTTAATTGATTAAGAACATTTTTAGGACTTTTAATAATTCCGTCAATTTACTGATTAATACCTTCTCGTTATAATATTGTATGAAATTCAATTTTATTAACTCTTCATAAAGAATTTAAAACTTTATTAGGTCCATCAGGTCATAATGGATCTACTTTTATTTTTATTTCTTTATTTTCATTAATTTTATTTAATAATTTTATAGGATTATTCCCATATATTTTTACAAGAACAAGTCATTTAACTTTAACTTTATCTTTAGCATTACCTTTATGATTATGTTTTATATTATATGGTTGAATTAATCATACACAACATATATTTGCTCATTTAGTTCCTCAAGGAACGCCTGCTGTTCTTATACCTTTTATAGTATGCATTGAAACTATTAGAAATATTATTCGACCTGGAACATTAGCTGTTCGATTAACTGCTAATATAATTGCTGGACATTTATTATTAACTCTTTTAGGAAATACAGGACCTTCTATATCTTATTTATTAGTAACATTTTTATTGACAGCTCAAATTGCTTTATTAGTATTAGAATCAGCTGTAGCTATAATTCAATCTTATGTATTTGCTGTATTAAGAACTTTATACTCTAGAGAAGTAAATTAATGTCTACACACTCAAATCACCCTTTTCATTTAGTGGATTACAGCCCATGACCATTAACAGGAGCTATTGGAGCTATAACAACTGTATCAGGTATAGTAAAATGATTCCATCAATATGATATATCATTATTTTTATTAGGTAATATTATTACTATTTTAACAGTATATCAATGATGACGAGATGTATCACGAGAAGGAACATATCAAGGTTTACATACTTACGCAGTAACTATTGGTTTACGTTGAGGAATAATTTTATTTATTTTATCAGAGGTTTTATTTTTT
Coding sequences:
- the ATP8 gene encoding ATP synthase F0 subunit 8, whose translation is MPQMAPISWLLLFIIFSITFILFCSINYYSYMPNSPKSNELKNINLNSMNWKW
- the ATP6 gene encoding ATP synthase F0 subunit 6 (TAA stop codon is completed by the addition of 3' A residues to the mRNA), yielding MMTNLFSVFDPSAIFNLSLNWLSTFLGLLMIPSIYWLMPSRYNIVWNSILLTLHKEFKTLLGPSGHNGSTFIFISLFSLILFNNFMGLFPYIFTSTSHLTLTLSLALPLWLCFMLYGWINHTQHMFAHLVPQGTPAVLMPFMVCIETISNIIRPGTLAVRLTANMIAGHLLLTLLGNTGPSMSYLLVTFLLTAQIALLVLESAVAMIQSYVFAVLSTLYSSEVN